The following are encoded in a window of Dysidea avara chromosome 4, odDysAvar1.4, whole genome shotgun sequence genomic DNA:
- the LOC136254502 gene encoding uncharacterized protein, with the protein MGRIGRIHKNDKRKRRKLLCHPVGRPLKPLNHKPSSHGPQELFTEIRELQLPPSLSHWNVKSPSESQHIFFKIQEQCNSKQALTVSHTLTVNSDLSWSLAVYGHQVQCSPLFIGYERLTSNSLLSLLIKIDSFNMCPGHPDEHFIPMVKAKGGILLSQTESVSGMLDNSGLHCLNGQRYSETVRSSKCHILVQGIKCFECVKYRSTLRALYSKWTKQQSQLDQPINSPTNDRWLKPSEMRERLQEVRSKLKTAEKKIDYLKLKIKESHERLSIAVDDELHEGLGQIIMEHAPEIKSKYSPNSFHHLFWEQQVENMQKIPSQRRWHPMLIRWCLHLHMLSAAAYDAVRHVLVLPSDRTLRDYTHFIKSGIGIQNEVTMQLMKEANIDASEEWQKFVALSFDEIKIKEGIVYDKHECRIIGFVDLGPTNNHLAAFDNATTAQSSTIPVANHMLTIMVRGILTNLCFPYTHYSTNGVTAVELQCILNNMGKH; encoded by the exons ATGGGAAGGATAGGACGAATCCACAAAAATGATAAAAGGAAACGCCGAAAACTACTTTGTCATCCAGTTGGCCGTCCGTTAAAGCCCCTAAACCATAAG CCATCATCACATGGTCCACAAGAGTTGTTCACTGAGATTAGGGAATTACAACTACCACCATCACTTAGCCATTGGAATGTTAAGTCACCATCAGAGTCTCAACATATCTTCTTCAAAATACAAGAGCAGTGCAATTCTAAGCAAGCTTTAACTGTCTCACACACATTGACAGTCAACTCAGATTTGTCCTGGTCCTTAGCTGTTTATGGTCATCAAGTTCAGTGCTCACCATTATTTATAGGGTATGAAAGACTTACCAGCAACTCTCTCCTTAGCTTGTTAATCAAGATAGATTCTTTCAACATGTGCCCTGGTCATCCCGATGAGCACTTTATTCCAATGGTTAAAGCAAAAGGGGGGATTTTACTATCACAGACAGAATCAGTATCAGGAATGCTTGACAACAGTGGTTTGCACTGTTTAAATGGACAaaggtatagtgaaacagtaaGATCCAGCAAATGTCATATTCTGGTACAGGGCATCAAGTGCTTTGAATGTGTTAAATATAGAAGTACTCTGAGAGCATTGTACAGTAAATGGACAAAACAACAAAGTCAGCTTGACCAGCCAATTAATAGCCCTACTAATGATAGGTGGCTAAAACCTTCAGAGATGAGGGAAAGATTACAAGAAGTGAGATCAAAGCTTAAAACAGCTGAAAAGAAAATAGATTACTTAAAGCTAAAGATCAAAGAATCCCATGAGAGGTTAAGTATTGCAGTTGATGATGAATTGCATGAAGGTTTAGGGCAGATTATAATGGAGCATGCACCAGAAATCAAAAGCAAGTACTCTCCTAACAGTTTTCATCATCTATTTTGGGAGCAGCAGGTAGAGAACATGCAGAAGATACCATCTCAACGTCGATGGCATCCAATGCTGATACGTTGGTGTCTGCATCTTCATATGCTTTCTGCAGCAGCTTATGATGCTGTAAGGCATGTGTTAGTTTTGCCTAGTGATAGAACACTTCGTGACTACACGCATTTTATCAAGTCTGGCATTGGAATACAGAATGAAGTCACCATGCAATTAATGAAAGAAGCTAATATTGATGCATCAGAGGAATGGCAGAAGTTTGTTGCACTTAGCTTTGATGAAATCAAGATAAAAGAAGGGATTGTGTATGACAAACATGAATGCAGAATTATAGGATTTGTCGATTTAGGGCCAACAAACAACCATCTTGCAGCATTTGACAATGCTACCACAGCGCAATCTAGCACAATTCCTGTTGCCAATCACATGCTAACTATCATGGTGAGAGGAATTTTAACCAACCTTTGTTTTCCCTACACTCATTACTCTACAAATGGAGTGACTGCTGTAGAGCTACAGTGTATACTCAATAATATGGGAAAGCATTAG